One genomic region from Sphingobacterium multivorum encodes:
- a CDS encoding family 43 glycosylhydrolase has product MQKPIGKPIKQRTITANKNRFTKIFITVLFGTGSLSGLVYGQQTTKIITNPLALEYRFMPESPSRREAADPVIELFNGQYYLFASKSGGYWRSSDLKDWLYIPCKSIGSIEAYAPTVLNYNGALYFLASGGKPQIYKTTNPDQDQWEPVPTKFTIGMTDPAFFKDDTGKVYLYWGCSNVDPIMGVEVDPNDGFKPIGVPQVLIQHHEKQYGWEVQGEHNELGTPGWNEGATMIKHKGVYYLQYASPGTQFRSYADGVYTADSPLGPFRYEANSPFSYKPGGFIAGAGHGHTFQDKLGNYWHVATMKISARDWFERRIGLFPAFFDKKGQLYAQTVYTDLPFQLPSTKVDLETKDLSLPYNLLSQNKPIQVSSELDKFPKIYANDERVESWWSAASGAIGEYIQIDLEKNMSISSLQVNFADQDFQLKAPQSYCYQYLIEYSSDGKKWSSLIDQTKNTKDHPHELFSLDRKVNARYVRLTNKKDIPGKFSLYDFRIFGHGLGQKPRGINSLTGQRNTEDRRQITLHWPASPNTKGYILRWGIKSDKLYNAIVVYENNFDGRSFNSDQGYYFSVEAFNENGHSERSKKLLHIE; this is encoded by the coding sequence ATGCAAAAACCAATCGGTAAACCCATAAAACAGCGAACGATAACAGCAAACAAAAATAGGTTCACAAAGATTTTCATAACTGTTCTTTTCGGTACAGGCTCTCTTTCTGGGCTTGTTTACGGACAACAGACCACAAAAATCATTACCAATCCTTTGGCATTGGAATATCGTTTTATGCCCGAAAGTCCCAGTAGACGGGAAGCAGCAGATCCCGTCATCGAGCTTTTCAACGGCCAGTATTATTTATTTGCGTCGAAATCCGGAGGATATTGGCGCTCCTCAGATTTAAAGGATTGGCTGTATATCCCTTGCAAAAGTATTGGCAGCATCGAAGCTTATGCACCTACTGTATTAAATTACAACGGTGCGCTTTACTTTTTGGCTTCCGGTGGCAAACCCCAAATTTATAAAACAACCAATCCTGATCAGGATCAGTGGGAACCCGTACCGACCAAATTTACCATCGGCATGACGGATCCAGCCTTCTTCAAGGACGATACTGGTAAAGTTTATCTGTATTGGGGATGTTCAAACGTTGATCCCATCATGGGAGTGGAAGTAGATCCTAACGATGGTTTCAAACCCATTGGCGTCCCACAAGTATTGATTCAACATCATGAAAAACAATATGGCTGGGAAGTGCAGGGCGAACATAACGAACTGGGAACCCCCGGTTGGAACGAAGGGGCGACAATGATTAAACACAAAGGTGTATACTACCTCCAATACGCATCTCCGGGCACGCAATTCAGAAGTTATGCCGATGGTGTTTACACCGCCGATTCACCCTTGGGACCGTTTCGCTATGAAGCCAATAGCCCTTTTTCTTATAAACCCGGCGGGTTTATTGCAGGCGCAGGTCATGGACATACTTTTCAGGACAAGCTGGGCAACTATTGGCATGTCGCGACCATGAAAATTTCGGCACGGGACTGGTTTGAACGACGTATTGGTCTTTTTCCTGCATTTTTTGACAAGAAAGGCCAGCTTTATGCACAGACAGTGTATACTGATCTCCCCTTTCAGCTCCCCAGTACCAAAGTTGACCTCGAGACAAAAGATCTTTCCCTACCGTACAACCTTTTGTCTCAAAACAAACCCATTCAAGTATCCAGTGAGCTGGATAAATTCCCAAAAATTTACGCCAACGACGAACGGGTAGAAAGCTGGTGGTCGGCAGCTTCGGGCGCTATCGGTGAATATATTCAGATTGACCTTGAAAAAAACATGTCCATCAGTTCCCTACAAGTGAATTTCGCTGATCAAGATTTCCAGCTTAAAGCGCCCCAGTCTTACTGCTATCAATATTTGATCGAATACTCCAGCGATGGCAAAAAATGGTCCTCGCTGATAGATCAAACAAAAAATACAAAAGATCACCCGCATGAATTATTTAGCCTAGATCGCAAAGTCAACGCACGTTATGTCCGCCTGACCAATAAGAAAGATATTCCTGGTAAGTTCTCGCTTTATGATTTTCGAATTTTTGGTCATGGCCTGGGGCAAAAACCCAGAGGAATCAACAGCTTGACAGGACAACGTAATACGGAAGACCGTCGCCAGATCACACTGCATTGGCCAGCATCGCCAAACACCAAAGGTTATATCCTCCGTTGGGGTATTAAATCCGACAAATTATACAATGCAATCGTGGTCTACGAGAACAACTTTGATGGTCGTAGTTTCAACAGCGATCAGGGCTACTATTTTTCGGTGGAAGCTTTTAATGAAAACGGCCATTCGGAACGGAGCAAAAAATTGCTCCATATTGAATAG
- the galB gene encoding beta-galactosidase GalB, which produces MKVIFGMILAMLSFSLFGQQQEITRMGNARVELFDRDWKFSRFGLQADGNQLAEPNDLYKTECNDDTWRSLDLPHDWAIEGPFRIELASESGKLPYKGIGWYRKHFKVENLQAGERVYLDFDGAMANAKIWLNGRYVGTWPYGYSSFRMDLTPYLKKDGENVLAVRLDTENWESRWYSGAGIYRHVWMVRTSAVHVAHWGTSITTPVVSDQYATVKNEVTLDNFRFFSVHAEVKATYFELDAQDKPGKQVATASGFVDLHANASGKLNLETRISQPKRWDILSPNRYVEKIEVIVDGQLSDIYYSPFGVRTIAFTANEGFKLNGRRVDIKGVCNHHDLGSLGAAFNKSALERQLNMLQAMGMNSLRTSHNPPAPELLELADKMGILIWDEAFDAWRTGKRAKDYNKLYDEWHERDLLAMVHRDRNHPSVFIWSIGNEVLEQQDVNMTRHLADIIRRADPTRPVSNGYNDPDGGRESGAATALDIMGVNYFFSQQGRWDKDARYQHMPTLGSETSSCVSSRGEYFFGTDYDGWQVTSYDRAAPGWGCSPDAQFRILAQYPNLLGEYVWTGFDYLGEPTPYNSAETNLLNFRTDPAKRAELEAALEELKKKNPPSRSSYFGIIDLAGFPKDRFYLYQSHWRPDLPVTHILPHWTWESRKGEITPVHVYTSGTEAELFVNGKSQGRKKKVAGQDFRLQWDSVRYEPGTVKVIAYKDSKEWSKAEIQTAGKAEKLQMEADRATIDGGRSELVFVSVKVTDKKGTLVPQSDAMIDFSVEGAGEIVSTDNGNAIDFTSFQSHSRKAYNGMALVIVKAKKGEQGAIRINASSKGLKVATVQVLAK; this is translated from the coding sequence ATGAAAGTAATTTTCGGAATGATCCTCGCGATGTTATCCTTTTCCTTATTTGGACAACAGCAGGAAATAACACGCATGGGAAACGCGCGTGTGGAGCTTTTTGATCGGGACTGGAAGTTTTCCCGCTTTGGTTTGCAGGCTGATGGTAATCAATTGGCTGAACCTAATGATTTGTATAAGACCGAGTGCAATGATGATACTTGGCGTAGCTTGGATCTACCGCATGATTGGGCTATTGAGGGACCATTCCGTATTGAATTGGCCAGTGAATCCGGAAAGCTGCCCTATAAAGGAATAGGTTGGTATAGGAAACATTTTAAAGTCGAGAACCTTCAAGCCGGAGAGCGTGTTTATCTGGATTTTGATGGAGCCATGGCGAATGCTAAAATCTGGTTAAATGGCCGTTATGTAGGTACTTGGCCTTATGGTTATAGTTCCTTTCGTATGGATTTAACGCCCTATCTAAAAAAAGATGGTGAGAACGTTTTGGCAGTACGTTTGGATACGGAAAATTGGGAATCAAGATGGTATAGCGGAGCAGGAATCTATCGCCATGTATGGATGGTACGTACTTCCGCTGTGCATGTGGCACATTGGGGAACCTCAATCACCACCCCTGTTGTTAGCGATCAATATGCAACGGTCAAGAATGAAGTAACATTGGATAACTTCCGTTTTTTTTCAGTACATGCTGAGGTCAAGGCGACTTATTTCGAGTTGGATGCTCAAGATAAACCTGGAAAACAGGTGGCCACCGCCAGTGGATTTGTAGACCTTCATGCCAATGCAAGTGGCAAACTGAATCTTGAAACGCGTATCAGTCAGCCGAAACGTTGGGATATTCTATCGCCAAATCGTTATGTAGAAAAGATCGAGGTAATCGTCGACGGTCAACTTAGTGATATCTATTATAGTCCTTTTGGGGTGCGGACAATCGCATTTACAGCCAATGAAGGCTTCAAGTTAAACGGCCGTCGTGTAGACATAAAAGGGGTATGTAACCATCATGATTTGGGATCATTGGGGGCGGCCTTCAATAAAAGTGCGTTGGAACGTCAGCTCAACATGTTACAGGCCATGGGTATGAATTCCCTGCGCACATCACATAACCCACCAGCACCAGAATTATTGGAATTAGCTGATAAAATGGGGATTTTGATTTGGGACGAAGCTTTTGACGCTTGGCGTACAGGTAAGCGCGCAAAAGATTATAATAAATTATACGATGAGTGGCATGAGCGCGATCTATTGGCCATGGTACATCGCGACCGGAACCATCCTTCGGTATTTATATGGTCCATTGGTAATGAGGTGCTTGAACAACAGGATGTCAACATGACTCGGCATTTGGCCGATATTATTCGTCGGGCAGATCCAACACGACCAGTTTCCAATGGTTATAATGACCCGGATGGCGGCCGTGAATCGGGCGCTGCAACCGCTTTGGATATCATGGGTGTGAATTACTTCTTTAGTCAACAGGGGCGTTGGGATAAAGATGCGCGGTATCAGCATATGCCGACTTTGGGCAGTGAAACTTCTTCCTGTGTTTCTTCCCGCGGAGAATATTTTTTTGGAACCGATTACGATGGCTGGCAGGTCACTTCTTACGATCGTGCCGCTCCAGGCTGGGGCTGTTCACCGGACGCACAGTTCCGGATATTGGCGCAGTATCCAAACTTGTTGGGAGAATACGTTTGGACAGGTTTTGATTATCTGGGCGAACCGACACCTTATAATTCGGCGGAGACCAATCTGTTGAATTTTAGAACGGATCCCGCAAAACGTGCTGAATTGGAAGCTGCATTGGAAGAATTGAAAAAGAAAAATCCTCCTTCGAGAAGCAGCTATTTTGGGATTATAGACCTTGCTGGTTTTCCAAAAGATCGGTTTTACTTATATCAATCTCATTGGCGGCCAGACCTGCCAGTGACGCATATCCTGCCACATTGGACTTGGGAAAGCAGAAAAGGAGAGATTACACCGGTGCATGTGTATACCTCTGGCACAGAAGCAGAACTTTTTGTCAATGGAAAAAGTCAAGGACGTAAGAAGAAGGTTGCGGGACAGGATTTCCGATTGCAATGGGATAGCGTGCGTTACGAACCGGGAACGGTTAAGGTAATTGCTTATAAAGACAGCAAGGAATGGTCCAAAGCAGAAATCCAAACCGCCGGAAAAGCTGAAAAGCTCCAGATGGAAGCAGATCGTGCTACAATCGATGGCGGACGCTCTGAGCTTGTTTTTGTATCGGTAAAAGTGACTGATAAAAAAGGAACCCTCGTGCCTCAATCGGATGCGATGATTGATTTTTCGGTCGAAGGTGCAGGTGAAATTGTATCTACCGATAATGGAAATGCAATTGATTTTACCTCGTTCCAAAGTCATTCGCGTAAAGCCTATAACGGAATGGCATTGGTCATCGTAAAAGCAAAAAAAGGAGAGCAGGGTGCAATTCGAATCAACGCATCGAGTAAGGGCTTAAAAGTAGCTACGGTACAAGTATTGGCAAAATAA